The proteins below are encoded in one region of Pseudomonas sp. SCB32:
- a CDS encoding amidohydrolase family protein produces the protein MNDRLFINAIDADGLPLNIAVKDGRIAQIGQDRPALPHAEVIDLQGHLVLPGFVDGHIHLDKSFVGDRWRPHQHTDSLRERLAIEKRELATAPPIVGRADALIRQAASFGTIAMRCHVDVDATTGLTNLHAIMEAREKWKGLMDIELVAFPQAGVVSCPGTAEVLEAAAREGVEVVGGIDPTTLDGAADEQLDIVFGIADKHGVKLDIHLHEPGEICTAQLERIAARSRALGLQGRVAVSHAYGLGDISAAELDRIAEVLAVAGVSIMTNAPGDCNFPPVLRLRKGGVRVFTGNDNIQDAWWPYGNGDMLQRAMLVGYRSGFYTDEDLRVALDMATEAAAGVIGKADYGLKVGNEASFVVIKAPNAAAAVAAVPQERAIVRHGRFWGVPARLPFQPE, from the coding sequence ATGAACGACCGCCTATTCATCAATGCCATCGACGCCGACGGCCTGCCGCTGAACATCGCCGTGAAGGACGGGCGCATCGCCCAGATCGGCCAGGACCGCCCTGCTCTGCCGCACGCCGAGGTCATCGACCTGCAGGGCCACCTGGTCCTGCCGGGCTTCGTCGACGGCCACATCCACCTGGACAAGAGCTTCGTCGGCGACCGTTGGCGCCCGCACCAGCACACCGACAGCTTGCGCGAGCGCCTGGCCATCGAGAAGCGCGAGCTGGCCACTGCACCGCCCATCGTCGGCCGCGCCGATGCGCTGATCCGCCAGGCCGCCTCGTTCGGCACCATCGCCATGCGCTGCCACGTCGACGTGGACGCCACCACCGGGCTGACCAACCTGCACGCGATCATGGAAGCCCGCGAGAAGTGGAAGGGCCTGATGGATATCGAGCTGGTGGCCTTCCCGCAGGCCGGCGTGGTGTCCTGCCCCGGCACCGCCGAAGTGCTCGAAGCCGCCGCACGCGAGGGCGTGGAGGTGGTCGGCGGCATCGATCCGACGACCCTCGATGGCGCCGCCGACGAGCAGCTCGACATCGTCTTCGGCATTGCCGACAAGCATGGCGTCAAGCTCGACATCCACCTGCACGAACCGGGCGAGATCTGCACCGCCCAGCTCGAACGCATCGCCGCGCGCAGCCGCGCCCTCGGCTTGCAAGGGCGTGTCGCGGTCAGTCATGCCTATGGCCTGGGCGACATCTCGGCCGCCGAGCTCGACCGCATCGCCGAAGTACTGGCCGTTGCCGGCGTGTCGATCATGACCAACGCGCCGGGCGACTGTAACTTCCCGCCCGTGCTGCGCCTGCGCAAAGGCGGCGTGCGGGTGTTTACCGGCAATGACAACATCCAGGACGCCTGGTGGCCGTACGGCAACGGCGACATGCTGCAGCGCGCAATGCTGGTGGGCTACCGCTCCGGCTTCTACACCGACGAGGACCTGCGGGTCGCCCTGGACATGGCCACCGAAGCCGCCGCCGGCGTGATCGGCAAGGCCGACTACGGGCTGAAGGTGGGCAATGAAGCCAGCTTCGTCGTCATCAAGGCGCCCAACGCGGCGGCAGCCGTGGCCGCCGTCCCGCAGGAGCGGGCCATCGTGCGCCACGGCCGGTTCTGGGGCGTGCCCGCGCGCCTGCCGTTCCAGCCCGAGTAG
- a CDS encoding metalloregulator ArsR/SmtB family transcription factor, whose protein sequence is MLQGMGRTQQDLLAALLYQAGGMSIDELAEQLAVTRTAVRQHLAALERDALVVRGPTRPTGRRPEQLYLLTAQGRELFPRQYQLLGDLLIGEIAQLIGHDALLQMMRKLGTRLAAELESEPVPEARISEHLNATGYEAQIIARSSGELEIVAHNCVFHHLADLYPEVCELDLALIGTLGGHPVEHLECMHRGGQVCRFHLKKQAEDDSGC, encoded by the coding sequence ATGCTTCAAGGAATGGGCCGCACCCAGCAAGACCTGCTCGCCGCCCTGCTCTACCAGGCGGGCGGCATGAGCATCGACGAGTTGGCCGAACAGCTGGCGGTCACCCGCACCGCCGTGCGCCAGCACCTGGCGGCGCTGGAGCGCGACGCCCTGGTGGTGCGCGGCCCCACCCGTCCGACCGGGCGCCGTCCTGAGCAGCTGTATCTGCTGACGGCCCAAGGCCGGGAGCTGTTCCCTCGCCAGTACCAACTGCTCGGCGACCTGCTGATCGGCGAGATCGCCCAGCTCATCGGGCATGACGCCCTGCTGCAGATGATGCGCAAGCTCGGCACCCGCCTGGCGGCCGAACTGGAGTCCGAACCGGTGCCGGAGGCGCGTATCAGCGAGCACCTGAATGCCACGGGCTACGAAGCGCAGATCATCGCCCGCAGCTCCGGCGAGCTGGAGATCGTCGCGCACAACTGCGTGTTCCATCACCTGGCCGACCTCTACCCCGAAGTCTGCGAACTCGACCTGGCGCTGATCGGCACCCTCGGCGGGCACCCGGTGGAACACCTGGAATGCATGCACCGTGGCGGACAGGTCTGCCGCTTCCACCTGAAGAAACAGGCGGAAGACGACTCAGGCTGCTGA
- a CDS encoding GlxA family transcriptional regulator has product MPRTLQIGLLLFPGCMPAGLLAFADLLHAANRRTGVELFSTQYVGVRSGPVECAHGLVLPANHGIAELALDALLIPGFWAESPQQVDATLAGNSDLLRALARLSKRCQVWSYCVGVCLAAASGRLDGQPATVTWWLAETLHRRYPRIRWQSEKNCILNAHNATASGVNGYLPIAQSLIERHVSAEVLRDLVKLMVLPRPAQSHDVFQTISLIGQPSGLLQRLHLLVESLPAEQITVQKLADGLGLTERTLARRVRSETGTAVAAYARRIKLSQVGERLTLTSASISAISEELGFSSDSNLRRMFKELTDFTPAQYRQRFARF; this is encoded by the coding sequence ATGCCCAGAACACTTCAGATCGGCCTCCTGCTGTTCCCCGGCTGCATGCCGGCGGGCCTGCTTGCCTTCGCCGACCTGCTGCACGCAGCCAATCGCAGAACCGGTGTCGAGCTCTTTTCAACCCAGTACGTCGGCGTGCGCAGCGGGCCGGTCGAGTGCGCCCACGGGCTGGTCCTGCCGGCGAACCACGGCATCGCCGAGCTCGCGCTCGACGCCCTGCTGATCCCCGGATTCTGGGCGGAGTCCCCGCAGCAGGTCGACGCCACCCTGGCAGGCAACAGCGACTTGCTGAGGGCCCTGGCTCGACTCAGCAAGCGCTGCCAGGTGTGGAGCTATTGCGTAGGCGTTTGCCTGGCCGCCGCCAGTGGCAGGCTGGACGGCCAGCCCGCGACTGTGACCTGGTGGCTGGCCGAGACCCTGCACAGGCGCTACCCCCGGATACGCTGGCAAAGCGAAAAGAACTGCATCCTCAACGCGCACAACGCCACCGCCAGTGGGGTCAACGGCTACCTGCCGATCGCCCAGTCGCTGATCGAGCGGCACGTCAGCGCCGAGGTGTTGCGCGACCTCGTCAAACTGATGGTGCTCCCACGCCCTGCGCAGTCCCATGACGTTTTCCAGACCATCAGCCTGATCGGGCAGCCCAGCGGCCTGCTTCAGCGACTCCACCTGCTGGTGGAAAGCCTGCCGGCGGAACAGATCACGGTGCAGAAACTGGCAGATGGACTCGGCCTCACGGAGCGCACCCTGGCGCGTCGGGTGCGCAGCGAAACCGGGACCGCCGTGGCCGCCTACGCCCGGCGCATCAAGCTCAGCCAGGTCGGTGAACGCCTCACACTGACCTCGGCGTCCATCAGTGCGATAAGCGAGGAACTCGGCTTCAGCAGCGACTCCAACCTGCGGCGGATGTTCAAGGAACTGACCGACTTCACGCCGGCGCAGTATCGACAGCGCTTTGCACGATTCTGA
- a CDS encoding PucR family transcriptional regulator ligand-binding domain-containing protein, whose translation MSISIQDLLAAPALSTRLVSGASQAGRRLRWAHVCELPDPSQWLGEGELLMTTGIGIPAGAGPQREYIERLAAAHVAGLMIGENMQAPEELGSLYDTALRLDFPVLLIHHSVPFSAVARAIIDASRQEEQERRNAVTRIYESARMGLRNLGLEFLLQRLTADLHAQLYLFDVATLEPWHAGLRPLPAHWREALGKRSPTATTVTRLASEEGDGLTMALPSVPACKILACGGGLLDYGLLHHVTAVLGIELERQQVEHERVLRQGGELLDDLLQQRLNERPAHERLAAMGCQVGDAVFAVARCQAELPERWSQRLHLQGVTLLARVQGEELILLLASLEAAEQVQQVLGYPLGLSNPLGHAGRTGEALREARLALAHASANRLVAHYGRAAGELLWLPSSLEEALLVYRRALGALADYDAKQGAQLQHTLQVFLEQNRSWQKTAERLNVHRQTLVYRIRRIEEITGLSLDSTEDVAVLWIALRAGQISGIGAGLRE comes from the coding sequence ATGTCGATTTCGATTCAGGACCTGCTCGCTGCCCCCGCGCTCTCCACGCGCCTGGTCAGCGGCGCCAGCCAGGCCGGGCGGCGCCTGCGCTGGGCGCATGTGTGCGAACTGCCCGACCCGTCGCAGTGGCTGGGTGAAGGCGAGCTGCTGATGACCACTGGAATCGGCATCCCGGCCGGTGCCGGCCCGCAGCGGGAATACATCGAGCGCCTGGCGGCGGCCCACGTCGCCGGGCTGATGATCGGTGAGAACATGCAGGCGCCCGAGGAGCTCGGCTCGCTTTACGACACGGCGCTGCGCCTGGACTTTCCCGTGCTGCTGATCCATCACTCGGTGCCGTTCTCGGCCGTCGCCCGGGCCATCATCGACGCCAGTCGGCAGGAGGAGCAGGAGCGCCGCAACGCGGTGACGCGCATCTACGAAAGCGCCCGTATGGGGCTGCGCAACCTCGGCCTGGAGTTCCTGCTGCAACGCCTGACAGCGGACCTGCACGCGCAGCTCTACCTGTTCGACGTCGCGACGCTGGAGCCCTGGCATGCCGGGCTCAGGCCGCTGCCGGCGCATTGGCGCGAGGCTCTGGGGAAGCGCTCGCCTACTGCGACCACGGTGACCCGCCTGGCGTCGGAGGAGGGCGATGGCCTGACCATGGCGCTGCCGTCGGTGCCGGCCTGCAAGATTCTCGCGTGCGGCGGTGGCCTTCTCGACTACGGCCTGCTGCACCATGTGACGGCGGTGTTGGGGATCGAGCTGGAGCGGCAGCAGGTCGAGCATGAGCGGGTGCTGCGCCAGGGCGGGGAGCTGCTGGACGATCTCCTGCAACAGCGGCTCAATGAACGACCCGCCCATGAACGACTCGCCGCCATGGGCTGTCAGGTGGGCGACGCGGTGTTCGCCGTGGCTCGCTGCCAGGCGGAGCTGCCCGAGCGCTGGTCGCAGCGCCTGCATCTGCAAGGTGTGACGCTGCTGGCGCGGGTGCAGGGCGAGGAGCTGATCCTGCTGCTGGCCTCGCTCGAGGCCGCCGAGCAGGTCCAGCAGGTGCTCGGTTATCCGCTGGGCCTGTCCAATCCCCTGGGGCATGCCGGCCGCACCGGCGAAGCGCTGCGCGAGGCGCGCCTGGCCCTGGCCCATGCGTCGGCCAATCGTCTGGTCGCCCATTACGGCCGCGCCGCCGGGGAACTGCTGTGGCTGCCGTCGAGCCTGGAAGAGGCACTGTTGGTCTACCGCCGCGCGCTGGGCGCCCTGGCGGATTACGACGCGAAGCAGGGCGCCCAGTTGCAGCACACGCTGCAGGTCTTCCTCGAACAGAACCGCTCCTGGCAGAAGACCGCCGAACGGCTCAACGTGCACCGCCAGACGCTGGTCTACCGCATCCGCCGCATCGAGGAGATCACCGGCCTGTCGCTGGATTCCACCGAGGATGTGGCGGTGCTCTGGATCGCCCTGCGCGCCGGGCAGATATCCGGCATCGGCGCCGGCCTCAGGGAATGA
- a CDS encoding GFA family protein, whose amino-acid sequence MERFTGGCLCGNVRLVASGRPYRVGLCHCLDCRKHHGALFHASAIFPQEAVAIEGETRDYAGRHFCPRCGSSVFGRSGDEVEVNLGSLDAPDQLRPTYELWTIRRESWLPPFPLSRHYERDRNATGRSEE is encoded by the coding sequence ATGGAACGATTCACCGGTGGTTGCCTGTGCGGCAACGTCCGTCTCGTGGCGTCAGGGCGGCCCTATCGGGTCGGCCTGTGTCATTGCCTGGATTGCCGCAAGCATCACGGTGCGCTGTTCCATGCGTCGGCGATATTCCCCCAGGAGGCGGTGGCGATCGAAGGCGAAACCCGTGACTACGCCGGGCGGCATTTCTGTCCGCGTTGCGGATCGTCGGTGTTCGGGCGCAGCGGCGATGAGGTCGAGGTGAACCTGGGTTCACTGGACGCTCCTGACCAGCTCAGGCCGACCTATGAGCTCTGGACGATTCGCCGTGAGAGCTGGCTGCCGCCGTTTCCGCTGTCGCGGCATTACGAGCGGGATCGTAATGCCACGGGGCGTTCCGAGGAATAG
- a CDS encoding glyoxylate/hydroxypyruvate reductase A, translating into MIFLYNAEPENAEQWSSLLAARLPDLEFVEGFDAVDPARVHYLLTWEPVTDIGRYTNLRILFAAGAGVDQFDLSAIPDSVALARMVDESLADIMAEFVVLSALAIHREMPAYRVAQAAQVWETRSILPASASRVGVMGLGQLGMACLAQLRHLRFQLLGWNRSARQLDGVKTYTGREELETFLSQCDILVNLLPLTDSTRAILDRETLACLPQGAGLINVGRGEHVVEADLLAALDSEQVGAAILDVFEREPLAAGHPLWSHPRVWVTPHIASTMQVEGGAAVVAENILRDLEGRELLYTVDRAAGY; encoded by the coding sequence GTGATCTTTCTCTACAACGCGGAGCCGGAAAATGCAGAGCAATGGAGCAGCCTGCTGGCAGCCCGACTGCCGGACCTGGAGTTCGTCGAAGGCTTCGATGCTGTCGATCCGGCGCGCGTGCACTACCTGCTGACCTGGGAGCCGGTTACCGATATCGGGCGCTATACCAACCTGCGCATCCTCTTCGCGGCGGGTGCCGGGGTGGACCAGTTCGACCTCTCGGCGATCCCGGATTCGGTTGCGCTGGCGCGCATGGTCGATGAATCGCTGGCAGACATCATGGCGGAGTTCGTGGTGCTCTCCGCGCTGGCGATACACCGCGAGATGCCCGCCTATCGTGTGGCCCAGGCCGCTCAGGTGTGGGAGACGCGGAGCATCCTCCCGGCCTCTGCCAGCCGCGTCGGCGTCATGGGCCTCGGCCAGCTGGGCATGGCCTGCCTGGCGCAGTTGCGCCACCTGCGTTTCCAGCTGCTGGGCTGGAACCGTTCGGCGCGCCAGCTCGACGGGGTGAAGACCTACACGGGCCGGGAGGAGCTGGAAACCTTCCTATCCCAGTGCGACATCCTGGTCAACCTGCTGCCGCTGACCGACAGCACCCGCGCTATCCTCGACCGCGAGACGCTCGCCTGCCTGCCGCAGGGCGCCGGGCTGATCAACGTCGGCCGTGGCGAGCATGTGGTCGAGGCCGACCTGCTGGCGGCGCTGGATTCAGAGCAGGTCGGCGCGGCGATTCTCGATGTCTTTGAACGCGAGCCGCTGGCGGCGGGTCATCCGTTATGGTCGCATCCGCGCGTCTGGGTCACCCCGCACATCGCCAGCACCATGCAGGTGGAAGGCGGCGCGGCGGTGGTGGCGGAAAACATCCTTCGGGACCTTGAAGGCCGGGAACTGCTCTACACCGTGGACCGGGCAGCCGGTTACTGA
- a CDS encoding MBL fold metallo-hydrolase has product MKIQQIRNATIVLELAGHRILVDPMLAPKGALPPLRVLAARQRNPLVELPEEAEQALEAVTHCLITHCQKGHFDHLDRAGVRWLRERGIPVICTPRDAPYLAQRGLNVQPLPDDHEQPCSFLGGWIRTVRCTHGEGFVGRLMDHGVGYLIEMPGEPSLYLAGDTLLSSTVRDFVVRHQPGVCVIPAGGARFDIGADIIMGVDEVLEFMHLSQGTVIANHLEAISHCPVTRDELATAAMQAGFASRLLVPGDGQTLSL; this is encoded by the coding sequence ATGAAGATTCAACAGATCCGCAACGCGACTATCGTCCTCGAGCTGGCTGGGCATCGCATCCTGGTCGACCCGATGCTGGCGCCCAAGGGCGCGCTGCCGCCGCTGCGGGTATTGGCCGCGCGGCAGAGAAACCCGCTGGTCGAGCTGCCGGAGGAGGCCGAGCAGGCCCTTGAGGCGGTGACCCACTGCCTGATCACCCACTGCCAGAAGGGGCACTTCGATCACCTGGACCGGGCAGGCGTGCGCTGGCTGAGGGAGCGGGGGATTCCCGTGATCTGCACGCCTCGCGACGCGCCGTACCTGGCCCAGCGCGGGCTGAACGTCCAGCCGTTGCCGGATGATCACGAGCAGCCGTGCTCATTTCTCGGTGGTTGGATTCGCACAGTCCGCTGTACCCATGGCGAGGGCTTCGTCGGCAGGCTGATGGACCACGGCGTCGGCTACCTGATAGAGATGCCCGGCGAACCCAGCCTGTACCTGGCGGGAGACACGTTGCTGAGCTCTACCGTCCGCGACTTCGTGGTGCGGCACCAGCCAGGGGTCTGCGTCATCCCGGCCGGCGGTGCCCGCTTCGACATCGGCGCCGACATCATCATGGGCGTGGATGAGGTACTGGAGTTCATGCACCTCAGTCAGGGGACGGTGATTGCGAACCACCTGGAAGCCATCAGCCATTGCCCCGTTACCCGCGATGAACTGGCGACTGCCGCGATGCAGGCCGGTTTTGCCTCACGCTTGCTGGTTCCCGGCGACGGGCAGACGCTGAGTCTGTAG
- a CDS encoding cupin domain-containing protein, with the protein MNPLIHLPDTAGFALPAAVAAKEPIGTPVAAAATHAAAGQGGLNTGVWECTPGRFRRQVMEREFSHFISGHGFFIPDEGEPIELRAGDAILFPANCHGTWDIRETLRKSFVIIP; encoded by the coding sequence ATGAATCCCCTGATCCATCTGCCCGATACCGCTGGCTTCGCCCTACCCGCCGCCGTTGCCGCCAAGGAACCCATCGGCACGCCGGTGGCCGCGGCCGCCACCCACGCCGCCGCGGGCCAGGGCGGCCTCAACACCGGCGTCTGGGAATGCACGCCGGGGCGCTTCCGCCGTCAGGTCATGGAGCGCGAGTTCAGCCACTTCATCAGCGGCCACGGCTTCTTCATCCCCGACGAGGGTGAGCCGATCGAGCTGCGCGCGGGTGACGCCATCCTCTTCCCGGCGAACTGCCACGGCACCTGGGACATCCGCGAAACCCTGCGCAAGAGCTTCGTGATCATTCCCTGA
- a CDS encoding MFS transporter, translating to MNKNSKLLRASLIFIACTSFIVCGVQPIFMGLLTERLGLSFDQQGWVVSIEMVGMTLGTLICPALMKRYSGRSLCLYVGLLCVAFSLATAWVGSNALLLLVRLLAGTAAGLIYSYAVSSLGRLPDQDRSFGLMLLLQTPEYTFFSAALPLLAAQSGSVIALCSVAGWYLLICLAALVLPRVAVRSGVPAEQMASDGGSARTGRNALVGMLFMQIAIYCVWGFVDQLARDQGISAVDIGWAFGLANIAGLPGAGLPSLLGARVNRQAMITLGLVSIFVAIGMLTGHTDTPTKLFAALFLLTFGWVLALSYYMALITTNDPRGNLTPLVSVILMAAAAFTPALIALLVEGSNHQLIFLLGSGALAIAFAVTCMSGLVRRGNLQQPVSG from the coding sequence ATGAACAAGAATTCCAAGCTACTGCGTGCCTCCCTCATCTTTATCGCCTGTACGTCGTTCATCGTCTGCGGCGTCCAACCCATCTTCATGGGCCTGCTCACCGAGCGGCTGGGCCTGTCCTTCGACCAGCAGGGCTGGGTCGTCTCGATCGAAATGGTGGGGATGACGCTCGGCACGCTGATCTGCCCGGCCCTGATGAAGCGCTACAGCGGGCGCAGCCTGTGCCTGTACGTCGGCCTGCTGTGCGTGGCCTTCAGCCTGGCCACCGCCTGGGTCGGCAGCAACGCCCTGCTGCTGCTCGTGCGCCTGCTCGCCGGCACCGCGGCGGGGCTGATCTATTCCTACGCCGTCTCCAGCCTCGGTCGCCTGCCCGACCAGGACCGCTCCTTCGGCCTGATGCTGCTGTTGCAGACCCCGGAGTACACCTTCTTCTCCGCCGCACTGCCGCTGCTCGCCGCCCAGAGTGGTAGCGTCATCGCCCTTTGCTCGGTCGCCGGCTGGTACCTGCTGATCTGCCTGGCCGCCCTGGTGCTGCCGCGCGTTGCCGTGCGCTCCGGCGTGCCGGCCGAGCAGATGGCCAGCGACGGCGGTTCCGCCCGCACCGGGCGCAATGCGCTGGTCGGGATGCTGTTCATGCAGATCGCCATCTATTGCGTCTGGGGCTTCGTCGACCAGCTCGCCCGTGACCAGGGCATCTCGGCGGTGGATATCGGCTGGGCCTTCGGCCTCGCCAACATCGCCGGTCTGCCGGGCGCCGGCCTGCCCAGCCTGCTGGGTGCCCGCGTCAACCGCCAGGCGATGATCACCCTGGGCCTGGTGTCCATCTTCGTCGCGATCGGCATGCTTACCGGCCACACCGATACGCCCACCAAGCTATTCGCCGCGCTGTTCCTGCTCACCTTCGGCTGGGTGCTGGCGCTGTCCTACTACATGGCCCTGATCACCACCAACGATCCGCGCGGCAACCTCACTCCGCTGGTCAGCGTGATCCTGATGGCCGCGGCGGCCTTCACCCCGGCGCTGATCGCCCTGCTGGTGGAAGGCTCCAACCACCAGCTGATCTTCCTGCTGGGCAGCGGCGCGCTGGCCATCGCCTTCGCCGTCACCTGCATGAGCGGCCTGGTCCGGCGCGGGAACCTGCAGCAGCCGGTTTCGGGCTGA
- a CDS encoding FAD-binding oxidoreductase, which translates to MKRSLWLQEIADELAPTASLQEDLDVDVAIIGGGFVGLWTSLRLLELDPKCRIVILERDICGGGASGRNGGFVMSWWPKISSLVAQCGQEEALRLARASEANIAEIGKFCEEHGIDAHFRRGGWLWTATSDAQRGAWKGVQRTCENLGARVFRSLPDNEVERRAGSRQHLEGVIEDSNATVQPARLARGLRRVALEKGVRIFENTPVEDIQRSQPAVLRTPSGSVTARRVVLATNAWAAQIPELSRVILPVTSTIVATNPIPKRLEQIGWTGGESITDSQLMVDFYRTTQDGRIAFGKGTGMINYASQIDESFDDNPRLAEETEQDFRRTYPQLADEPISHTWCGPIDRTYDSMPVFGHLEGAPHIFYGIGWSGNGVGPTRLGGRILASLVLGRNDEWSRCGLVGRRPKRFPPEPVRYFGGLLVRGAVQRKEAQESKNRKPSWIDLQLSKFAPAGLEDKSV; encoded by the coding sequence ATGAAACGCTCCCTCTGGCTCCAGGAAATCGCCGACGAACTTGCTCCGACCGCCTCCTTGCAGGAGGACCTCGACGTCGATGTCGCCATCATCGGCGGCGGGTTCGTCGGGCTGTGGACCTCGCTGCGCCTGCTGGAACTCGATCCCAAGTGCCGGATCGTGATTCTCGAACGCGATATCTGCGGCGGCGGCGCCTCGGGGCGCAACGGCGGCTTCGTCATGTCCTGGTGGCCGAAGATCAGTTCGCTGGTGGCGCAGTGTGGCCAGGAAGAGGCCCTGCGCCTGGCCCGCGCCTCCGAGGCGAACATCGCGGAGATCGGCAAGTTCTGCGAGGAGCACGGCATCGACGCGCACTTCCGCCGGGGCGGCTGGCTGTGGACCGCCACCAGCGACGCTCAGCGCGGCGCCTGGAAAGGCGTGCAGCGCACCTGCGAGAACCTCGGCGCCAGGGTCTTCCGCTCGCTCCCCGACAACGAGGTGGAGCGCCGCGCCGGCTCCCGCCAGCACCTGGAGGGCGTCATCGAGGACAGCAACGCGACGGTCCAGCCCGCCCGCCTCGCCCGTGGCCTGCGCCGGGTGGCGCTGGAGAAAGGCGTACGCATCTTCGAGAACACGCCCGTCGAAGACATCCAGCGCAGCCAACCCGCCGTGCTGCGCACGCCGAGCGGCTCGGTCACCGCGCGCCGCGTGGTGCTCGCCACCAACGCCTGGGCCGCGCAGATTCCGGAGCTGAGCCGGGTGATCCTGCCGGTCACCAGCACCATCGTCGCCACCAATCCGATCCCGAAGCGCCTGGAGCAGATCGGCTGGACCGGCGGCGAGTCGATCACCGATTCGCAGCTGATGGTCGACTTCTACCGCACTACCCAGGACGGCCGCATCGCCTTCGGCAAGGGCACCGGGATGATCAATTACGCCAGCCAGATCGACGAAAGCTTCGACGACAACCCACGGCTGGCCGAGGAGACCGAACAGGACTTCCGCCGTACCTACCCGCAACTCGCCGACGAGCCGATCAGCCACACCTGGTGCGGCCCCATCGACCGCACCTACGACAGCATGCCGGTGTTCGGTCATCTGGAAGGCGCGCCGCACATCTTTTACGGCATCGGTTGGAGCGGTAACGGCGTCGGCCCGACTCGCCTGGGCGGGCGCATCCTCGCCAGCCTGGTGCTGGGGCGCAATGACGAGTGGAGCCGCTGCGGCCTGGTGGGGCGTCGTCCCAAGCGCTTCCCCCCGGAACCCGTCCGCTACTTTGGTGGCCTGCTGGTGCGCGGCGCGGTGCAGCGCAAGGAGGCGCAGGAATCGAAGAACCGCAAGCCGTCCTGGATCGACCTGCAACTGAGCAAATTCGCCCCGGCGGGCCTGGAAGACAAGAGCGTCTGA
- a CDS encoding GNAT family N-acetyltransferase, translated as MTTPTFRMATPADVARCYQIEISAYEGDEAATEAKIATRIAQYPQGFLTMELDGEVIGFINSGCAHDVVMSDEEFKELIGHDADAPNVLIMSVVIDPAHQGKGYASLMMRTFIERMKDMGKQTIHLMCKERHVDLYRRYGYQYVRPSASDHGGMAWHEMVMTL; from the coding sequence ATGACTACGCCCACCTTCCGCATGGCCACCCCGGCCGATGTCGCGCGCTGCTACCAGATCGAGATTTCCGCCTATGAGGGCGATGAAGCGGCGACCGAGGCAAAGATCGCCACGCGCATCGCCCAGTATCCGCAAGGCTTCCTGACCATGGAGCTGGACGGCGAGGTGATCGGCTTCATCAACAGCGGCTGCGCCCATGACGTGGTGATGTCCGACGAGGAATTCAAAGAGCTGATTGGCCATGACGCCGATGCGCCCAACGTCTTGATCATGTCGGTGGTCATCGACCCCGCCCACCAGGGTAAGGGCTATGCCTCGCTGATGATGCGCACCTTCATCGAGCGCATGAAGGACATGGGCAAGCAGACCATTCACCTGATGTGCAAGGAGCGCCACGTCGATCTCTACCGCCGCTACGGCTACCAGTACGTGCGCCCGTCCGCATCGGACCACGGCGGCATGGCGTGGCACGAGATGGTGATGACGCTGTAG